A portion of the Macaca thibetana thibetana isolate TM-01 chromosome 9, ASM2454274v1, whole genome shotgun sequence genome contains these proteins:
- the LOC126962447 gene encoding 40S ribosomal protein SA-like — protein MKEEDVLQMKEEDVLKFLAAGTRLDGTNLGFQMEQYISMRKSDGIHIINLKRTWEKLLLAARAIVANENPADVSVRLSSRNIGQRAVLKFAAATGATPVAGHFTPGIFTNHIQAAFQEPRLLVVTNPRADNQPVTEACYVNLSTTDLCNTDSSLHYVDIAIPCNKKGAHSVGLLWWMPAQEVLRVCGTISHEHPWKFMPDLYRDPEEIEKAEQTAAEKAVTKEEFQGEWTAPAPELTATQPEVADWSEGVQVPSAPIHQFPTEDWSAQPATEGWSAAPSAQAIEWVGATTERS, from the coding sequence ATGAAGGAGGAGGATGTCCTGCAAATGAAGGAGGAGGATGTCCTTAAGTTCCTTGCAGCAGGAACCCGCTTAGATGGTACCAATCTTGGCTTCCAGATGGAACAGTACATCTCTATGAGGAAAAGTGATGGCATCCACATCATAAATCTGAAGAGGACCTGGGAGAAGCTTTTGCTGGCAGCTCGTGCCATTGTTGCCAATGAAAACCCTGCTGATGTCAGTGTTAGATTATCCTCCAGGAATATTGGCCAGAGGGCTGTGCTGAAGTTTGCTGCTGCCACTGGAGCCACTCCAGTTGCTGGCCACTTCACTCCTGGAATCTTCACTAACCACATCCAGGCAGCCTTCCAGGAGCCACGGCTTCTTGTGGTTACTAACCCCAGGGCTGACAACCAACCTGTCACAGAGGCATGTTATGTTAACCTATCTACCACTGATTTGTGTAACACAGATTCTTCTCTGCACTATGTGGACATTGCCATTCCATGCAACAAAAAGGGAGCTCACTCAGTGGGTTTGCTGTGGTGGATGCCGGCCCAGGAAGTTTTGCGTGTGTGTGGCACCATTTCCCATGAACACCCATGGAAGTTCATGCCTGATCTCTACAGAGATCCTGAAGAGATTGAAAAAGCAGAGCAGACTGCTGCTGAAAAGGCTGTGACCAAGGAGGAATTTCAGGGTGAATGGACTGCTCCAGCTCCTGAGTTAACTGCTACTCAGCCTGAGGTTGCAGACTGGTCTGAAGGTGTGCAGGTACCCTCTGCACCTATTCATCAGTTCCCTACTGAAGACTGGAGCGCTCAGCCTGCCACAGAAGGCTGGTCCGCAGCTCCCAGTGCTCAGGCCATTGAATGGGTAGGAGCAACCACTGAAAGATCTTAA